From Pirellulales bacterium, a single genomic window includes:
- a CDS encoding autotransporter-associated beta strand repeat-containing protein: protein MSKIHARRLLAGSIGLSFGLAAVGSAYGLDTISYSGGIYTQNFNTLPKVISETNPAVMYDIDPTLGGGPIPSLNGVSDDMLGTGTFELTNVSLVDPSQLLRGWQLYLANGDGGFNPGGGPNMRWKVNNGSVSGGTATSFGSNGSSERAFGTLGSSTVGSGIGAVFTNTSDITLTQATITFTMEQWREGDVGADTVTFAYDEGLASDNINTTLSNNFAALNLTSISPTPGINMNLDGNLPVNQAVRTATLVGLNWIPGTNLILRWTDTNSAGQDDGFGIDNFSFSAVGGGATVTWTGAANTNWNTTDINWLNTSSAPSAFAANNAVVFGNTGIGTVNVDPAGVTPSFTTVANDSGTYTFTGGSIGGPGTLIKSGAGTLIINNSNTFQGGINITGGVVQISSDAALGNSVGGVQLNGGELRLGANVTTARVTTVSAIGGTLNTNGFNLASSGFLSIDGPLVKQGTGDLVLSGVVSSTETFSLLGGNLFLNQLAGTQNFIAPNAPNQYVGNITITNPARLNFGGGEVSGGGEIRTLTPGSSVVGHNRTGQNNNTVINNNIRLNFNNVAGPFFTYLGASGANTLTINGNISGNADVNIQVDVDAFGPGTVTFAGNNSFTGDVYINNDFNGVFRINSATAYPASAKLFYGLPAGTRKAGGIDLNGFTVTVDGLHQNTSSTDVLGINNTNGSGHLIINQPGGGNDSFNGFIGIPTITTGFIFGIPNDDITLTLASTNTGTLKIGGVDKTYTGATTINGGALLANAIFNSTAFVVNNGGTLGGTGTIVNSATINAGGTLAPGEGLGTLTVGSLSLDQANLSFDLDAPGTNDLVNIGGLLTATGTNTFTFTNSGGLATGTYTLLDYSSFTGSLANFGLASSVLGAFQLSLANDTTNGAIVLNVTPDTNQWIGATGANWTAPGSWSSGNVPNSASAEARFLGMGGSPANLDASQTVNKLTFNTNSSYTLSGPVANVLSLAGTNPTINVTGNGTQTLATSLNLGAGTVLNVNSGQLTLALPAGATSSIGTNVTANVAAGASLNLSGALSALGSTSGNKAAILTNAATSQLQVASGAHVVGHISGPGPGAGTAIGQITVASQASLTANGLRQNKLTLAAGTASAFTRVNAATVDGGANGLVVLNNTVENGGTGSLGLSLANESYLDLNDNDLVVYYNSEENPLSTITQYLDNYYSFGSAPGNNLPMIGSTVVDNSGGSRVIVAVDNANSQFGDMGNPFYDLTLGNSTLGTGFNQVIIRFTYPGDYNLDGQVDGADYTVVDSNLGAVTPGLSGGWTLGDGDFDGLITPADYLPIDSNFGSGVGNPLGGNPAISAIPEPSVWVLGGLAAVAWGAFGWRRRS from the coding sequence ATGTCAAAAATTCACGCGCGGCGGTTGTTGGCGGGCAGTATCGGGTTGTCTTTTGGTTTGGCGGCGGTTGGGTCCGCTTATGGGCTGGACACGATTTCTTATAGTGGCGGAATTTACACCCAAAATTTTAACACCCTGCCTAAGGTTATCTCTGAGACCAACCCGGCGGTGATGTATGACATTGACCCCACGCTGGGGGGCGGGCCAATCCCCAGCTTGAACGGTGTAAGCGATGACATGCTGGGAACGGGGACTTTTGAATTAACAAATGTAAGCTTGGTTGACCCCAGCCAGTTGCTCCGCGGCTGGCAATTGTACTTGGCCAATGGAGATGGCGGGTTTAATCCTGGAGGTGGACCCAATATGCGCTGGAAGGTCAATAATGGATCTGTCAGCGGGGGAACGGCGACGAGCTTTGGTTCTAACGGTAGCTCGGAACGGGCCTTTGGCACCCTGGGCAGTAGCACCGTGGGGTCGGGGATTGGCGCGGTATTTACAAATACTTCTGACATCACACTCACCCAAGCCACGATCACCTTTACGATGGAACAGTGGCGGGAAGGGGACGTGGGCGCGGACACGGTGACCTTTGCCTATGACGAGGGGTTGGCCAGCGACAATATTAACACCACGCTCAGCAATAATTTTGCCGCGCTGAATTTAACTAGCATCAGCCCGACACCGGGCATCAACATGAATCTGGATGGCAATCTGCCGGTGAATCAGGCGGTGCGCACCGCGACGCTGGTGGGGCTAAATTGGATACCGGGGACGAATTTGATCCTCCGCTGGACTGACACGAACAGCGCCGGACAGGATGATGGCTTTGGAATTGATAATTTTAGCTTTAGCGCGGTCGGTGGTGGAGCAACCGTTACCTGGACCGGAGCGGCTAACACCAACTGGAACACCACGGACATCAATTGGCTCAACACCTCGAGCGCGCCGAGCGCCTTTGCCGCAAATAACGCGGTAGTCTTTGGCAATACCGGCATCGGCACGGTAAATGTCGATCCGGCGGGCGTCACACCCAGCTTTACCACGGTGGCCAACGACAGCGGGACCTATACGTTTACCGGCGGGTCGATTGGCGGCCCGGGAACACTGATCAAATCGGGCGCGGGAACGCTGATTATTAATAATAGCAACACGTTCCAAGGAGGGATCAATATTACCGGCGGCGTGGTGCAAATTAGCAGCGACGCGGCCCTGGGAAATAGCGTGGGCGGGGTACAACTGAACGGCGGCGAATTGCGGCTGGGAGCCAACGTCACGACGGCTCGCGTCACCACGGTTTCGGCCATTGGGGGGACGCTAAACACGAACGGCTTTAACCTGGCCAGTTCCGGCTTTTTGTCGATTGACGGTCCGTTGGTCAAGCAAGGGACCGGCGACCTCGTGCTGTCGGGGGTGGTCTCTTCCACCGAGACGTTCTCTTTGTTGGGGGGTAATCTGTTCTTGAATCAACTGGCGGGGACGCAAAATTTTATCGCGCCCAACGCCCCCAACCAGTACGTGGGAAACATCACCATCACCAATCCCGCGCGGCTGAACTTTGGCGGCGGCGAAGTGAGCGGCGGTGGCGAAATTCGCACGCTGACTCCGGGATCGTCCGTGGTGGGGCATAACCGGACCGGCCAGAATAATAACACGGTCATTAACAACAATATTCGCCTTAATTTCAATAACGTGGCCGGGCCGTTCTTTACTTATCTGGGTGCCAGCGGCGCGAACACACTGACCATCAATGGCAATATCTCGGGCAATGCCGATGTCAACATTCAGGTCGATGTGGACGCCTTTGGTCCGGGGACCGTGACCTTTGCCGGGAACAACTCATTTACGGGCGACGTCTACATCAACAACGATTTTAATGGTGTCTTTCGGATTAATTCGGCCACGGCGTACCCCGCCTCCGCCAAGTTGTTTTATGGCCTCCCGGCCGGCACCCGCAAGGCCGGGGGTATTGACCTGAACGGCTTTACCGTCACGGTCGATGGCCTGCACCAAAACACGTCAAGCACGGACGTGCTGGGAATCAATAACACCAACGGATCGGGGCACTTGATCATCAACCAGCCCGGCGGGGGCAACGACAGCTTTAATGGTTTTATCGGGATCCCGACCATTACCACCGGCTTTATCTTTGGTATCCCGAATGATGACATCACGCTGACATTGGCCTCTACCAACACCGGCACGCTGAAAATAGGGGGCGTGGACAAAACCTACACCGGCGCCACCACCATCAACGGCGGCGCGCTGTTGGCCAACGCCATTTTTAATTCCACAGCTTTCGTGGTAAATAATGGCGGCACCCTGGGGGGAACGGGGACCATCGTCAACTCCGCCACGATCAACGCCGGCGGCACGCTGGCTCCGGGGGAGGGACTAGGAACTTTGACCGTGGGTAGCTTGAGTTTAGATCAGGCAAACCTCTCCTTTGACCTGGATGCCCCCGGGACGAACGACCTGGTAAATATCGGGGGGTTGCTAACCGCCACCGGGACCAATACGTTCACTTTTACCAATAGCGGTGGGTTGGCCACGGGGACTTACACGCTGCTGGATTACAGCAGCTTTACCGGCTCCCTGGCTAACTTTGGTCTCGCTTCGTCCGTGTTGGGGGCTTTTCAATTGTCCCTAGCCAATGACACCACCAACGGCGCCATCGTCCTCAATGTCACCCCCGACACCAACCAATGGATCGGCGCCACCGGAGCTAATTGGACCGCGCCCGGCAGTTGGTCCAGCGGCAATGTCCCCAACAGCGCTTCCGCCGAAGCCCGCTTTTTAGGAATGGGCGGCAGTCCCGCAAACTTAGACGCCAGTCAGACGGTAAATAAACTAACCTTTAACACCAACTCCAGCTACACCCTCAGCGGACCAGTGGCAAATGTCCTTAGTCTGGCCGGGACCAACCCCACGATCAACGTCACGGGGAATGGCACCCAAACGCTGGCCACCAGTCTGAACCTGGGCGCTGGCACCGTGCTAAATGTCAATAGCGGTCAACTGACGCTGGCCCTCCCCGCGGGCGCCACTAGCTCCATAGGGACCAACGTCACCGCCAATGTGGCCGCCGGGGCCAGCCTAAATCTGAGTGGCGCGCTGAGCGCCTTGGGGAGTACTTCTGGCAACAAAGCCGCCATCCTAACCAACGCCGCCACCAGCCAACTACAGGTCGCCAGCGGCGCCCACGTCGTCGGCCACATCAGCGGCCCGGGCCCCGGTGCGGGGACCGCCATCGGCCAGATCACCGTCGCCAGCCAGGCTAGCCTGACGGCCAACGGCCTACGACAGAACAAACTGACCCTAGCCGCGGGGACCGCTAGCGCCTTTACCCGCGTCAACGCGGCGACCGTGGATGGGGGGGCAAATGGCCTGGTCGTCCTAAATAACACCGTGGAAAATGGCGGGACCGGCTCGCTGGGACTCTCCCTAGCGAACGAATCCTACCTCGACCTGAACGACAACGACCTGGTGGTTTACTACAACTCTGAGGAAAACCCCCTCTCGACCATCACCCAATACCTGGACAACTATTACAGCTTTGGCTCGGCTCCGGGTAATAACCTTCCCATGATCGGCAGCACCGTGGTGGATAACTCGGGCGGTTCGCGCGTCATCGTGGCGGTGGACAACGCCAATAGCCAGTTCGGCGATATGGGAAATCCATTTTACGACCTGACCCTGGGTAATAGCACGCTGGGGACCGGCTTTAACCAGGTAATCATTCGCTTTACTTATCCCGGGGATTACAACCTGGATGGCCAAGTCGATGGCGCGGACTATACCGTGGTTGACTCCAACCTGGGGGCGGTGACACCGGGCTTGTCCGGCGGCTGGACCCTGGGGGACGGCGACTTTGACGGCCTGATCACACCCGCCGACTACCTGCCCATCGACAGCAACTTTGGCAGTGGCGTGGGGAACCCCCTGGGCGGTAACCCCGCCATTAGCGCCATTCCCGAACCCAGTGTCTGGGTGCTGGGGGGTCTGGCGGCTGTCGCGTGGGGCGCATTTGGATGGCGTCGCCGGAGCTAG
- a CDS encoding LL-diaminopimelate aminotransferase produces the protein MSDPYFQKLFAERIGGSNYGKGTEIYKFEKIKRAKRQALADFPDRKLIDFGIGENDEMAPESVRRVMHVELDKLENRGYADNGILEYKAAAARFMRRQFGVELDPATEINHCIGSKPAYAMLPAAFINPGDITLLTVPGYPVAGTHTRYYGGTVYRLPLLAQHDFFPDLDAIPAEVCQRAKLLVICYPNSPTGKTATVDFYKRVVEFARRHEIVVVQDAAHILLSYDSPPLSFLSVPGARDVGVEVHSMSKGYHMIGWRLGFVAGHPLLVRAFADIKDNSDSGQFMAIQKAGAAALDDASIPAQVRAKYQRRLQKLVAMLSRCGFSCQMPGGTYFLYTPAPRGLANGTVFENAEAASQYLITRHSIVTVPWDDAGAYLRFSVTYEAPTEAAEDELMALTEAQLRQIQPTF, from the coding sequence ATGAGCGACCCTTACTTTCAAAAACTGTTTGCCGAACGGATTGGCGGGTCCAATTACGGCAAAGGGACCGAAATCTACAAATTTGAAAAGATCAAACGGGCCAAGCGGCAGGCCCTGGCTGATTTTCCCGATCGCAAGCTGATCGACTTTGGGATTGGCGAAAATGATGAAATGGCGCCGGAGAGCGTGCGCCGCGTCATGCATGTCGAACTGGACAAACTGGAAAACCGGGGTTATGCCGACAATGGAATCCTGGAATACAAAGCGGCCGCCGCGCGGTTCATGCGGCGGCAATTTGGCGTGGAGCTAGACCCCGCGACAGAGATCAACCACTGCATCGGCAGCAAGCCCGCCTACGCCATGCTTCCCGCCGCGTTTATCAATCCCGGCGATATCACGCTGCTCACCGTCCCCGGTTATCCCGTGGCGGGGACGCACACGCGGTATTATGGCGGCACGGTCTATCGGCTGCCGCTGCTGGCGCAACATGACTTTTTTCCCGATCTGGACGCCATTCCCGCCGAAGTCTGCCAACGGGCCAAATTGCTGGTGATCTGCTATCCGAACAGTCCCACGGGCAAGACCGCGACGGTCGATTTCTACAAGCGGGTGGTGGAATTTGCCCGCCGGCACGAGATTGTCGTGGTGCAGGACGCGGCGCATATTTTGTTATCGTATGATTCCCCTCCGCTCAGCTTTCTGAGCGTCCCCGGCGCGCGCGATGTCGGCGTCGAGGTGCACAGCATGTCCAAGGGGTACCACATGATCGGCTGGCGGCTAGGGTTTGTGGCGGGACATCCGCTGTTGGTTCGGGCCTTTGCCGATATCAAGGATAACAGCGACTCCGGCCAGTTCATGGCCATCCAAAAAGCCGGCGCGGCCGCCTTGGATGATGCATCCATCCCTGCGCAAGTCAGGGCCAAATATCAACGTCGCCTGCAAAAACTGGTTGCCATGCTGTCGCGCTGCGGTTTTAGCTGCCAAATGCCCGGCGGCACGTACTTTCTGTACACGCCCGCGCCGCGGGGTCTGGCCAATGGCACGGTCTTTGAAAATGCCGAAGCCGCCAGCCAGTACCTAATCACCCGACATTCCATTGTCACTGTCCCCTGGGACGACGCGGGGGCGTATCTGCGATTTAGCGTTACCTACGAGGCCCCCACCGAAGCCGCCGAGGATGAACTGATGGCCCTGACCGAGGCGCAGTTGCGGCAAATCCAACCAACATTTTGA
- the mnmA gene encoding tRNA 2-thiouridine(34) synthase MnmA, whose translation MARVVLAMSGGVDSSVAAHLLCQEGHEVIGIFMRHGQTLEMACAAPGQGTSSKSPSESWDKTSGLATLPIVSVRSDHKQGCCTASDAADARRVATQLGIPFYALDFTDAFDRIIDYFVEEYSAARTPNPCVMCNNWIKFGRLFDYAASVDAQYVATGHYARLEGADATGSYPRLLRGLDDDKDQSYVLFGVERPLLSKMLLPLGNFRKPHIRALAAELGLRVADKKDSQEICFVSAGKQAEFVRRRRALAGDSLDTSGEIVSVEGRVLGRHDGIEGYTIGQRKGLGVALGEPYYVVRIDADSRQVVLGRREDLARTTLTANGANWLADPPRRAFSAAVQIRYNSSAQPAIVTPTDHDESSGVPRRFEVSFLQPVHGVAPGQAAVIYEGDQVLGGGWIEG comes from the coding sequence ATGGCCCGCGTGGTTTTAGCCATGTCCGGCGGCGTGGATAGCAGCGTCGCCGCCCATCTCCTGTGCCAAGAGGGGCACGAGGTGATCGGTATTTTCATGCGCCATGGGCAGACGCTGGAAATGGCGTGTGCGGCACCGGGCCAGGGGACCTCGTCAAAATCCCCGTCGGAGTCGTGGGATAAAACATCCGGGCTGGCGACCTTGCCCATTGTCTCAGTCCGATCCGACCATAAGCAAGGCTGTTGCACCGCCAGCGACGCCGCCGACGCCCGCCGCGTGGCGACGCAACTGGGTATTCCTTTTTATGCGCTGGATTTTACGGACGCGTTTGACCGCATCATTGATTATTTTGTGGAAGAGTACAGCGCTGCCCGCACGCCCAATCCCTGCGTGATGTGCAATAATTGGATCAAATTTGGCCGGTTGTTTGACTACGCCGCCAGCGTCGATGCCCAGTATGTGGCGACGGGGCATTACGCCCGACTGGAAGGGGCTGACGCTACCGGCAGCTATCCCCGGTTGCTGCGGGGATTGGACGATGACAAGGATCAATCCTACGTCCTGTTTGGCGTGGAGCGGCCGTTGCTATCCAAAATGCTGTTGCCCCTGGGGAATTTTCGCAAGCCACACATCCGCGCCCTGGCCGCGGAACTGGGCCTGCGCGTCGCCGACAAAAAAGATAGCCAGGAAATCTGTTTTGTCAGCGCTGGAAAGCAAGCGGAATTTGTCCGCCGTCGCCGCGCCTTGGCTGGCGACAGCCTGGATACTAGCGGAGAGATCGTCAGTGTCGAGGGACGCGTCCTGGGCCGCCATGACGGCATCGAGGGGTACACCATCGGCCAACGAAAGGGATTGGGCGTGGCCCTGGGGGAACCGTACTATGTCGTGCGGATTGACGCGGATTCGCGCCAAGTGGTCCTGGGTCGGCGAGAGGATTTGGCCCGGACAACATTAACCGCAAATGGGGCTAACTGGCTGGCGGATCCCCCCCGACGGGCTTTTTCCGCCGCGGTACAGATTCGCTACAACAGCTCGGCCCAACCGGCAATTGTCACACCCACGGATCATGACGAATCAAGTGGCGTGCCCCGCCGTTTTGAAGTTTCGTTTTTGCAGCCGGTCCACGGAGTCGCCCCCGGACAAGCGGCGGTGATTTATGAGGGGGATCAAGTGCTGGGCGGGGGCTGGATTGAGGGTTAG
- a CDS encoding GlsB/YeaQ/YmgE family stress response membrane protein: MEFLWFMLIGLAAGWLAGQIMKGGGYGLLGDLLLGVVGAILGGWLFGLLGLTATGLIGKLVVATVGAVTLIALLRMLRNRRAL, translated from the coding sequence ATGGAATTTCTCTGGTTTATGTTGATCGGATTGGCGGCGGGTTGGTTGGCCGGACAGATCATGAAAGGGGGCGGCTACGGACTCTTGGGCGATTTGCTCTTGGGCGTGGTGGGGGCGATTTTGGGTGGATGGCTGTTTGGATTGCTGGGTTTAACTGCCACGGGTCTGATTGGCAAATTGGTGGTGGCCACCGTGGGAGCAGTAACGCTGATTGCCCTGCTACGCATGTTACGCAACCGGCGCGCGCTGTAA
- the rsmA gene encoding 16S rRNA (adenine(1518)-N(6)/adenine(1519)-N(6))-dimethyltransferase RsmA translates to MTPTRQTQSFLRRRFAEVGLEPVKKHGQNFLIDLNLMELLAKSADLQPTDVVLEVGTGTGALTGIMAQQAAHVISVEIDPRLHQLASEELIDQPNVTLLCQDALQDKNHLAPNILELVQSELTAGPDRQFKVAANLPYCVATPIISNLLLDPPLPVSLTVTIQLELAQRITAVPQTKDYSALSIWVQCQANAEILRVLPPSAFWPRPQVESAILKITPDPALRRQIPDLRGFHEFIRALFLYRRKHLRGVLIHALKKQLPKSDVDTLLAGLSFAENARVEELSVPELLMLHGAVTVFLRR, encoded by the coding sequence ATGACACCCACCCGCCAGACTCAATCATTTTTGCGCCGCCGATTTGCCGAAGTGGGACTCGAACCGGTCAAAAAACATGGGCAGAATTTTCTGATTGACCTGAATTTGATGGAGCTGCTGGCCAAAAGCGCGGACCTGCAACCGACGGACGTCGTGCTGGAGGTGGGGACCGGGACAGGCGCTCTCACGGGAATCATGGCCCAGCAGGCGGCGCACGTGATCAGCGTGGAAATTGATCCCCGGTTGCATCAATTAGCCAGCGAGGAATTGATCGACCAGCCCAATGTGACTTTGCTTTGCCAGGATGCCCTGCAAGACAAGAACCACTTGGCTCCTAATATTTTGGAATTGGTCCAAAGCGAATTAACCGCGGGGCCTGACCGCCAATTCAAGGTCGCGGCCAACTTGCCGTACTGTGTGGCGACGCCGATCATATCCAACCTGCTGTTGGATCCGCCGCTGCCCGTCTCATTGACCGTGACCATTCAATTAGAGCTTGCGCAGCGAATAACCGCCGTCCCCCAAACGAAGGATTATTCCGCGCTGTCGATTTGGGTGCAGTGTCAGGCGAATGCTGAAATTTTGCGTGTGCTGCCCCCCAGCGCGTTTTGGCCGCGCCCCCAGGTGGAGTCCGCCATCCTGAAAATCACGCCCGATCCCGCGTTACGCCGTCAAATCCCCGATCTTCGCGGTTTTCACGAATTCATCCGCGCGCTGTTTTTGTATCGTCGCAAGCATTTGCGGGGGGTTCTGATTCATGCCCTCAAAAAGCAACTACCCAAATCAGATGTTGACACCCTGTTGGCGGGATTATCATTTGCTGAAAATGCCCGCGTCGAAGAGTTGTCAGTTCCAGAGTTGTTGATGCTGCATGGGGCGGTAACAGTTTTTCTGCGCCGGTAG